CGGGCTCGGCATGACCGTCGAGACGGTCGCCGGCTCCGGCCACAACGTCTTCCGCGACGATCTGCCGGGCTTCATGCGCGTCGTCGGGGAGTGGCTGCAGCGCCAGGGCGTCGCAACCCGCTGAGTGGTGCGGTTTCGGCTGGATGGCGCGGCTTCGCCGGTGCCATCCAGCCGAAACCGCACCACTCGTCGCTAGACCGAGCGCAGCACCGCCACGACCTTGCCGAGCACCTCGGCGTTGTCGCCCAGGATCGGCTCGAAGGCCGTATTGCGCGGCAGCAGCCAGGTGTGACCGTCGCGCTGACGGAACACCTTGACGGTCGCCTCGCCGTCGAGCATGGCTGCGACGATCTCGCCGTTCTCGGCGGTGTGCTGCTCACGCACGACCACCCAGTCGCCGTCGCAGATCGCGGCGTCGATCATCGACTCGCCCGAGACCTTGAGCATGAACAGCTCGCCCTTGCCGACGAGCTGGCGGGGGAGCGGGAAGATCTCCTCCACCTGCTGCTCGGCCGTGATGGGCACGCCCGCGGCGATGCGCCCCACGAGCGGCACCATCGCCGCATCGCCGACCGGAGCGCTCGGGGAGTCGTCGACGGCGGTGGGCACGTCGATGAGCACTTCGAGCGCGCGAGGGCGGTTGGGGTCGCGGCGGAGGTATCCGGCCAGCTCGAGCTGGTTGAGCTGGTGGGTCACGCTCGAGAGCGAGGCGAGGCCCACCGCGTCACCGATCTCGCGCATGCTCGGCGGATAGCCGCGACGGGAGACGGAGCGCTGGATCACCTCGAGGATCGCGAGCTGCTTCTCGCTGAGGCTCTTGCGCCTTCGCGTGGCGGGACGCTCGTCGAGGGGCTG
The Protaetiibacter larvae DNA segment above includes these coding regions:
- the lexA gene encoding transcriptional repressor LexA, with protein sequence MSDIQPLDERPATRRRKSLSEKQLAILEVIQRSVSRRGYPPSMREIGDAVGLASLSSVTHQLNQLELAGYLRRDPNRPRALEVLIDVPTAVDDSPSAPVGDAAMVPLVGRIAAGVPITAEQQVEEIFPLPRQLVGKGELFMLKVSGESMIDAAICDGDWVVVREQHTAENGEIVAAMLDGEATVKVFRQRDGHTWLLPRNTAFEPILGDNAEVLGKVVAVLRSV